Within Microterricola gilva, the genomic segment GCGCCACAATCGAGGTGCCGACCCTCGGCGGCGACCCGGTGAAGCTGCGCGTCGCGCCCGGAACGCCGAGCGGCCGCGTGTTGCGCGTCAAGGGCCGCGGCGTCACGACAGCCAAGGGCGTCGGCGACCTGCTCGCCGTCGTTCAGGTCGCGGTGCCCTCCCACCTGTCGAAGGATGCCGAGGCGGCCCTCGAGGCCCTGCGCGAGGCCCTGCCGAACGAGAACCCCCGCGAGGATCTCCTCGCCAAGGCACGGGGCTGAGCATGAGCGGCGGCGCGCACGGCATGGACGAGCACGCACCGATCTTCGTGATCTCCGCGGCCGCCGAGCTGGCCGGCATGCACCCGCAGACGCTGCGGCAGTACGACCGGCTCGGCTTGGTCGAACCCCAGCGCACGCCGGGCAAGTCGCGTCGCTACTCGATGCGCGACGTGCTCCAGCTGCGTGAGATCGCCGAGCTCAGCGCCGCGGGCGTGAGCCTCGAGGGCATCAGGCGCATCCTCGAGCTCGAGAACCGGGTGAACGTGTTGGCGCGGCGCGTGCACGAGCTCGAGGGCGCCCTCGCCGATGAGATGCTCAACCGGCCTGGCCGGCGCGTGTTCGCCGCCGGGGCGGAGGGCGACGTGATCTCTCTCAAGGCCGGCACGCGCGTGCGGCGCTCGAACGCCGTCGTCGTCTGGCGCCCGCTCGGCAACGGCGAACGCCACTAGGAAGCGCAGCCGGGCTCTCGGGGCGCCGCCACCGTGCGCCGCTCGGCCGTCCGTTGTGCGCCGGTTGCCGTGATGTGCGCCGGTAGATTCCGGCGCACATCGCGGTACCTGGCGCAGTGCTCGCCGCAGCTGCACCGCGGTGCGCGCGGCGATGCTGTGCGTCGTATTCGGATTTCGCCTCGGCTCTGGTGCCGGTGGTGCGCACGCGCTACGTTGTTGCTCAGCTCACGAGACGAGGAAGTGCCATGGCGCAATTTGAATTCGGTCCTGTTGACATCTCGGTTGTGTCCTTCGCCGGGGATCGCCCCGACGACGCCACGATCGCGGCCATCGAGGAGCTGGTTGAGAGTGGCGAAATCGCCATACTCGACCTCCTGTTCGTGTCCCGCGCGCTGAACGGCGATCTGACCGTCACCGAGTTCGAGGATGTCGGCGAGGAGTGGGGTTTCACCCGGATCGAGCTGCCGGCGTCCGGCGTGATCGGAGACGACGACGTCGACGACCTCGTCTCGATGATCGAGCCGGGACGCTCGGCAGCCGTCATCGCGATCGAGCTCGTCTTCGCCAAGCGGCTGACCTCGAAGTTGGCCGCATCGGGCGGCCTCGTTCTGCACAGCGAGCGCATCCCCGCCGCGGTCGTCAACGCGGTGCTCAGCGACGCCAGCGACGACTGACCGCTTCCCTATTCGTTCTGATCCGATCCACTACTGAGGAGTCGACATGCCACTGAGAAGAATGGGCCGTCCCGGTCTGATTGGAATGGCGGCCCGCACGGCCGTCGTCGCTGGAACCGCCACCGCCGTCAGCGGCGCCGTCGCCGGCCATCAACAGCAGAAGGCCCAGGAGCAGGCCGAGGCGAACGCCTACGAGCAGCAGCAGCAGCAGGCAGCGATGCAGCAGGCCGCCCAGGAAGCCGCGGCACAACAGGCAGCGATGCAGCAGGCCGCCGCGCCGGCACCGGCCGCAGCGCCAGCAGCTCCCGCGGTCGATGGCCTCGTCGCCCAGCTGCAGAATCTCGGCTCGCTGCGCGACCAGGGTCTGCTGAGCGACGCAGAGTTCGCGGCGGCCAAGGCGAAACTGCTGGGCTGAGCTCGACGGAATCGCGGCTTCCCCGGTTAGCCTTGGCCTATGGATCTTTCGGCTCTGCGGCGTTGGCCCGACATCGAGGCTGAGAATCTCTTCGCGGTCGACGCGAGCGATCGCCTGATTCTCGACGAGGCTGCCGACGCGCTTGCGGGCGCGACGGCCAGCGAAGTGGTGGTGATCGGTGATCGCCATGGTGCCCTGACACTGGGTGCACTCGATCTGCTCGCCGAGGGCGGGCCGGATGCCGCCGTCATCCGCGTGCACCAGGACGCTCTCTCCGGCGAGCTCGCCCTCGCCTCGAACGCCGCCGCATTCGGGTACGAGAAGGGCTACCGCTCGATCGCGCTCGGTGTGGAGAAGCACTCGCGTGAGCTGCTCTCCGGCGCGCGCGTCGTTCTGCTGCAGCTGCCGCGGGGGTTGGACGCGCTCGATGAGATCGCCTCGGCGATTGCGGCGCACGCCGACCCGGATGTCGTGGTCGTCGCCGGTGGGCGCATCAAGCACATGACACCGGCGATGAACGATGTGCTCGGCGAACACTTCGCGCTCGTCGAGGCGAGCCTCGCCAGGCAGAAGTCACGGGTGCTCCGGGTGCGGGGGCCGCGCCACGACGTCGTCGGAGGCTGGCCGCGCACGCAGCAGCACCCCGACCTCGGGCTCGTCGTCGCCGCCCACGGTGGGGCGTTCGCGGGAACGTCGGTCGACATCGGCACCCGCTTCCTGCTCGGGCACCTCGCGGAAGCGGCGCTCGGCGCGCGCACGGCGGTGGACCTCGGCTGCGGGACCGGCGTGCTCGCCACGAGCCTCGCGATGCACCGCCCTGGCTTGCACGTGCTGGCCAGCGACCAGTCGGCCGCCGCGGTGGCATCCGCCTGGGACACGGCCCTCGCCAACGGGGTCGGCGAACAGGTGAAG encodes:
- a CDS encoding DUF6325 family protein, yielding MAQFEFGPVDISVVSFAGDRPDDATIAAIEELVESGEIAILDLLFVSRALNGDLTVTEFEDVGEEWGFTRIELPASGVIGDDDVDDLVSMIEPGRSAAVIAIELVFAKRLTSKLAASGGLVLHSERIPAAVVNAVLSDASDD
- a CDS encoding class I SAM-dependent methyltransferase, with the translated sequence MDLSALRRWPDIEAENLFAVDASDRLILDEAADALAGATASEVVVIGDRHGALTLGALDLLAEGGPDAAVIRVHQDALSGELALASNAAAFGYEKGYRSIALGVEKHSRELLSGARVVLLQLPRGLDALDEIASAIAAHADPDVVVVAGGRIKHMTPAMNDVLGEHFALVEASLARQKSRVLRVRGPRHDVVGGWPRTQQHPDLGLVVAAHGGAFAGTSVDIGTRFLLGHLAEAALGARTAVDLGCGTGVLATSLAMHRPGLHVLASDQSAAAVASAWDTALANGVGEQVKVVRDDGLSRQPDGSAELIVLNPPFHVGAAVHAGIALKLFEHAARVLAPGGELWCVWNSHLAYTPALRSIIGPTRQIARNTKFTITASTRAQ
- a CDS encoding SHOCT domain-containing protein — its product is MPLRRMGRPGLIGMAARTAVVAGTATAVSGAVAGHQQQKAQEQAEANAYEQQQQQAAMQQAAQEAAAQQAAMQQAAAPAPAAAPAAPAVDGLVAQLQNLGSLRDQGLLSDAEFAAAKAKLLG
- a CDS encoding heat shock protein transcriptional repressor HspR; amino-acid sequence: MDEHAPIFVISAAAELAGMHPQTLRQYDRLGLVEPQRTPGKSRRYSMRDVLQLREIAELSAAGVSLEGIRRILELENRVNVLARRVHELEGALADEMLNRPGRRVFAAGAEGDVISLKAGTRVRRSNAVVVWRPLGNGERH